The DNA window GCAGCTTGCGATGCGTTCCGGCGGGTGGACATAGGCCCGAAATTCTGACCCCAACAGGCGCAGCACCCCGGCCATGGCCGCCGCCCCCCAACGGCTGAACCAGCGGTTGCGGGGATAGGTCAGGGCCATGACCCGATGAGTTTTTTCCGCCGCAGCACCAAGCAGGCCTTCCGCGTCAGGATAGCAGCACACCACTTTGTCCAGCACGCAGACATCGGCCGGTGTCACTTCCTCCGCCAAATCCAGAAAATCGCCCACCAAATAGCGGGTACGCGCTGCCAGCCCCCGCTCGGCGGCCCACGCCCGGGCCAGCTCGATCATTTTGGGGGCCAGATCCACTCCCACGGCGGAGCGGGCGCCCCGTTCCAGCAAGGCAAGATGCAAAGCGCCCACCCCACAACCGATTTCCAGCACCCGGGCCCCTTCGTAGCCCACCGCCTCCAGCCCTGCCAGCAACTGTTGCTGCGAGGCCTCAAAGCCTCTGGTTTTGAAGCGCCGACAGTAACGCCCCGCAAAAAAGGAAAAAAAACGCCCCGCGGAGCGGGAATGGGGGCAGCATGAACTCATGGGCGAATCTCCTGGTGGAGGCGGGCCGGAACCCGTAACAGAGCCGGAAATAATATAAAATACAAAGCACTGACGACTGCTTCATACTTGCAAACGAGCCTCTGTGGGGGGGGCTGAAGGCCCGGGTGAGGCCACAAGGCCGGAAGACCATCGCGCCGCCCCGGGCGCGGAAGCGGGTGCCCCCCATGGGCGCACAAAAGAGCCCCTCCCGCAACAAAAACCTTTATAAAAACCTTGGACAGACCGACAGAACAGGCAGGATGACCACAAGGATCCGCGATGGATTTGTGCTCGCAGTTCAGTTTCGACGCCCAAAAACGCATGGAAAGACTGGCTCTGCTGGGGCTGGGCGATGCGGATCTCCCTTTGGGGAAACGCCTGCAAGAGATGGTGATCATCCCCCATATCGATGCCATCGTCAGCGCCTTCTACGACAAATTGGGCACCGACCCCGGCGCCACGCAGTTTCTCCGCGATCCGGTGCGTCGGGAGCGGCTGATAAAAACCCAGACCGAATACCTGCTCTCGCTGGGCAGCGATTTCACCGCCAAAGCCTATTTCGACAACCGCCTCGCCGTAGGTCTGGTCCATGCCCGGGTCGGTGTGCCGCTGAGTCTTTATCATTGTGCCTACTGTGCGCTCCAGCTCATCATCAACCGACACATCGATACTGACACTCTGCCTGAGGAACGGCAGCGGCTGACGGACTTTTTGCTGAAAATCGCCACCCTGGACATGTCTTTGGCGATGGAAACCTACCACCTCACCCAGGTCAACTCCCTGGAACAATCCATAATTGATCTGCGCAGGCAACAGCGCTCTTTGAAAAAACAAGCCAGTATTGACCCGCTCACCGAAACCGTCAACCGCGGCCGGATTCTGCATGAACTCCAGACCTCAATGAAAGAAGCCCGGGACCAACGCCACCCGCTGTCCATCATCATGGTGGACCTGGACCATTTCAAAGCCATCAACGATGTCCACGGCCATCAGGCCGGCGACCGGGTGTTGCGTCAAGTGGCTGCCCGGATGAAGTCAGTGTTGCGCCACAAGGACGCACTGGGACGCTACGGGGGAGAGGAATTTCTCGTGGTTCTGCCCAACACCGGCTGCGCCATCGCCCGGGAGGTGGCCGAACGTTTGCGCCATCATATCGCCCACACGCCGGTGAAATACGACGATATCCTGCTGCA is part of the Gammaproteobacteria bacterium genome and encodes:
- a CDS encoding methyltransferase domain-containing protein, which encodes MSSCCPHSRSAGRFFSFFAGRYCRRFKTRGFEASQQQLLAGLEAVGYEGARVLEIGCGVGALHLALLERGARSAVGVDLAPKMIELARAWAAERGLAARTRYLVGDFLDLAEEVTPADVCVLDKVVCCYPDAEGLLGAAAEKTHRVMALTYPRNRWFSRWGAAAMAGVLRLLGSEFRAYVHPPERIASCLKQAGFSIGTETRTFFWLTQIYHRPVGPPAA
- a CDS encoding diguanylate cyclase, with protein sequence MDLCSQFSFDAQKRMERLALLGLGDADLPLGKRLQEMVIIPHIDAIVSAFYDKLGTDPGATQFLRDPVRRERLIKTQTEYLLSLGSDFTAKAYFDNRLAVGLVHARVGVPLSLYHCAYCALQLIINRHIDTDTLPEERQRLTDFLLKIATLDMSLAMETYHLTQVNSLEQSIIDLRRQQRSLKKQASIDPLTETVNRGRILHELQTSMKEARDQRHPLSIIMVDLDHFKAINDVHGHQAGDRVLRQVAARMKSVLRHKDALGRYGGEEFLVVLPNTGCAIAREVAERLRHHIAHTPVKYDDILLHTTISLGYTELGERDDISAFIARADKALYNAKRRGRNCVAEPAVT